The Thermodesulforhabdaceae bacterium genome has a window encoding:
- a CDS encoding pyruvate carboxylase, with the protein MNGTLLRELTAKDIVSFVRNYEGYLLTNNERDVSQSDFKGRIMPWTTLRVAPLRDEVGYFAFEISGGASVHVDLMKKQINPFEKLRLVRNAMPKTLIQAVCRGHNLFGYRPYPENVIRFAVRLFAQYVDVWRCYDFLNHIPNLKVVGEEVIKAGKVFIPSLCFGTGPEHTNEFYLSKVQEIVSLFGTEQIILGIKNHSALGTPEQITSLVQAIRGDFPDLVIAYHGHNTDGNDLARMMAAVRTGVKIVEVSDHGFGAWYSQAPALSFVQLMEDYGYQPKHLNLDAMIQTSDILRQERRYYERFESPFKGVDPLVRRHKLTGGAVSMAYEQAEQMGLLPRIHDVFQELAQVIRELGNIWPVTPGSQILWSTALSNVLYGRYEQPSDDLKRLLLGHYGPFPFYDPPEWIYEKVLEKGRTDGKKWHRILAEEGFGAQKEQTIKRAEEDFDARRQELERELGGNVAEEDLCLYLIFPRDALKYFRFEKQFGKTWLLPPNVWYHRGKFPDGTRITFADDKGKSHYIDIVSTQEVSGVCKTSCIVDYHFKTFSVPIK; encoded by the coding sequence ATGAACGGGACACTTTTGAGAGAACTAACCGCTAAAGATATCGTTTCCTTTGTAAGAAATTACGAAGGATATTTATTGACTAACAATGAACGAGATGTCTCTCAGTCGGATTTCAAAGGGCGTATTATGCCCTGGACCACTCTTAGAGTGGCTCCCCTTCGGGATGAAGTAGGATATTTCGCCTTTGAAATTTCCGGGGGAGCTTCAGTTCATGTAGATTTGATGAAAAAACAAATAAATCCCTTTGAAAAACTCAGGCTGGTTAGAAACGCCATGCCTAAAACGCTTATTCAAGCGGTTTGCCGGGGGCATAACTTGTTCGGTTACAGGCCCTATCCTGAAAATGTTATCAGGTTTGCTGTTCGACTTTTTGCACAGTATGTAGATGTGTGGCGTTGTTATGATTTTTTAAACCATATACCTAACCTCAAGGTGGTGGGAGAGGAAGTAATTAAAGCCGGGAAAGTTTTCATTCCATCTCTGTGTTTTGGGACAGGACCTGAACATACAAACGAATTTTATCTTTCCAAGGTTCAGGAAATAGTCTCCCTTTTTGGGACAGAACAAATCATTCTAGGCATTAAAAACCATTCGGCCTTGGGCACCCCAGAACAAATTACGAGCCTGGTTCAAGCCATAAGAGGCGATTTCCCTGACCTTGTGATCGCCTACCATGGACATAACACCGATGGGAATGACCTGGCTCGCATGATGGCAGCGGTGAGAACCGGGGTAAAGATTGTTGAGGTTTCTGATCATGGATTTGGGGCATGGTATAGTCAGGCTCCAGCTCTTTCTTTTGTGCAGCTTATGGAAGATTATGGTTATCAGCCAAAACATCTTAACCTCGATGCCATGATCCAGACTTCAGACATTTTGCGCCAGGAACGGCGCTACTATGAACGTTTTGAAAGCCCCTTCAAGGGCGTCGATCCCCTTGTTAGACGTCACAAACTGACTGGTGGAGCCGTTAGTATGGCCTATGAACAGGCAGAACAAATGGGATTGTTGCCAAGAATACACGATGTTTTTCAGGAATTGGCCCAGGTCATAAGAGAACTTGGAAATATTTGGCCCGTTACACCAGGAAGCCAGATTCTTTGGTCAACCGCTCTTAGTAACGTGCTTTATGGACGTTATGAACAGCCTTCCGATGACCTTAAACGATTGCTCCTCGGCCATTATGGTCCATTCCCTTTTTATGATCCTCCGGAGTGGATTTACGAAAAGGTGTTAGAGAAGGGACGAACGGATGGTAAAAAGTGGCATAGAATTCTTGCTGAAGAAGGTTTTGGTGCTCAAAAAGAACAGACAATTAAACGAGCTGAAGAAGATTTTGATGCGCGCCGGCAAGAATTAGAGCGGGAACTTGGGGGGAACGTGGCCGAAGAAGATCTCTGTCTTTATCTCATCTTTCCTAGAGATGCGTTAAAATATTTCCGTTTTGAAAAACAGTTTGGCAAAACATGGCTTCTTCCGCCAAATGTGTGGTATCATCGAGGGAAATTCCCGGACGGCACCAGAATCACCTTTGCAGATGATAAAGGTAAGAGCCACTATATCGATATCGTTTCCACACAAGAAGTGAGTGGTGTTTGTAAGACTTCTTGTATTGTGGACTATCATTTCAAGACTTTTTCTGTGCCGATTAAATAA
- a CDS encoding acetyl-CoA carboxylase biotin carboxylase subunit, giving the protein MFKKLLVANRGEIAIRIMRAAEELGIKTVAIYEETDRFAMHIMRADEAVCIGPGPRKDYLDIDKIIQVAKKVGAEAIHPGYGFLSENPEFPKRCREAGLIFVGPPSDVIWNMSSKVIARKIMESVGIPLIPGSGILPDGEEGNEKALNFARQHGFPIMVKAVSGGGGRGIRAVYSEDELLRALKVARSEAKLAFGNPDIYLEKGLKKPRHVEVQILADAYGSIIHLGTRNCSIQRRHQKLIEIAPAMLPPLVEERVCDAAVRAAKAANYVNAGTVEFLVDEEDQYYFLEVNTRIQVEHTVTEMVTGFDIVREQIRIAAGERLSIRQEDVVIRGCAIELRINAEDPQAGFIPQPGVIEVYQSPGGHGIRLDGAAYQGYEIPRFYDSLIVKLTVYGFTWEEAVDRLRRALDGFNIVGVKTTIPFYRAIVDEPDFKARRFDTSYIDSHPELLKYKVEDDPIDKLARLIAEINAHGYNPYADSP; this is encoded by the coding sequence ATGTTTAAGAAGCTTCTGGTTGCCAATAGAGGAGAAATTGCTATCCGAATTATGCGGGCGGCTGAAGAGCTGGGCATAAAGACTGTAGCTATTTACGAAGAAACAGATCGTTTTGCCATGCATATTATGAGAGCCGACGAGGCAGTATGTATTGGTCCAGGACCCAGAAAGGATTATCTCGACATCGACAAAATCATTCAGGTTGCCAAGAAAGTTGGAGCAGAAGCAATTCATCCCGGTTATGGATTCCTTTCAGAAAATCCGGAATTTCCCAAAAGATGCCGCGAAGCAGGACTTATATTTGTTGGACCTCCCTCCGATGTGATTTGGAACATGAGTAGTAAGGTAATTGCTAGAAAAATTATGGAATCGGTTGGGATTCCCTTAATTCCTGGGAGTGGAATTTTGCCAGATGGTGAAGAAGGTAATGAAAAGGCGCTCAATTTTGCCAGACAACATGGTTTTCCTATTATGGTGAAGGCTGTTTCTGGAGGAGGAGGACGAGGTATCAGAGCGGTTTATTCCGAAGATGAACTACTGAGAGCACTTAAGGTTGCTCGATCTGAAGCGAAGCTTGCCTTTGGAAATCCAGATATTTATCTGGAAAAGGGACTAAAAAAACCCCGCCACGTGGAAGTTCAAATCCTTGCCGATGCTTATGGTTCCATCATCCATCTAGGAACACGTAATTGTTCTATTCAGAGAAGACATCAAAAGCTTATCGAAATTGCTCCAGCTATGCTCCCACCACTTGTGGAAGAACGAGTTTGCGATGCAGCGGTAAGGGCTGCCAAAGCGGCAAACTACGTTAATGCTGGCACAGTGGAATTTTTAGTTGATGAGGAAGATCAGTACTATTTTCTTGAAGTTAACACTCGTATTCAAGTGGAACATACTGTTACTGAGATGGTTACCGGTTTTGATATAGTTCGAGAGCAGATTCGTATCGCTGCTGGGGAACGTCTTTCAATAAGGCAGGAAGATGTGGTAATTCGTGGGTGTGCTATTGAACTTAGAATTAACGCTGAGGATCCACAAGCAGGGTTTATTCCTCAGCCCGGCGTTATTGAAGTTTATCAGTCTCCCGGTGGACATGGTATACGTCTGGATGGGGCAGCCTATCAGGGATATGAGATTCCACGGTTTTACGATTCTCTAATTGTTAAGCTCACAGTCTATGGCTTTACCTGGGAAGAAGCGGTTGACCGTCTCAGAAGAGCCCTAGATGGTTTTAACATCGTGGGTGTGAAAACAACAATTCCCTTTTATAGAGCAATAGTTGATGAGCCGGATTTTAAAGCCAGAAGATTCGATACTTCTTACATAGATTCTCATCCGGAACTCCTTAAATATAAAGTAGAAGATGATCCTATAGATAAGCTAGCGCGACTTATTGCTGAAATTAATGCTCACGGTTACAATCCTTACGCAGATTCTCCTTAA
- a CDS encoding DUF3782 domain-containing protein: MILNIELIETLEELDPSIRQAFIKVLKVLEKRLGEVVRREDFLDLKQVVAELADAQKRTEQRVEELAEAQKRTEQRVEELAEAQKKSEERLTRLEVVVAELAEAQKRTEERITRLEENMNMRFKEVKDQIAALGSRWGIQSETVFRNTVKTLLETTGYTVTRGYYGEREVDIVIRDGEHILLEITSSMKKSDVANYSRSATDYKEKTGILPRIMVAAIYISPSVMKEIMASPIPMEIFSIEEVTEQQMNNNQKD; the protein is encoded by the coding sequence ATGATTCTAAACATTGAACTTATTGAAACTTTGGAAGAACTTGATCCGTCTATTAGGCAAGCTTTCATTAAGGTCTTGAAGGTCTTAGAGAAAAGGCTGGGAGAAGTTGTAAGGAGAGAGGACTTTCTTGATCTTAAGCAGGTAGTTGCGGAACTTGCGGATGCTCAAAAGCGAACAGAGCAGCGGGTCGAAGAACTCGCAGAAGCTCAAAAGCGAACAGAACAGAGGGTCGAAGAACTCGCAGAGGCTCAGAAAAAATCGGAAGAACGACTAACTAGGCTGGAAGTAGTTGTTGCTGAACTCGCAGAAGCCCAAAAGCGAACAGAAGAACGAATAACCAGGTTGGAAGAGAACATGAACATGAGGTTCAAGGAAGTTAAAGATCAGATTGCAGCTCTTGGCAGCAGATGGGGCATTCAGAGCGAAACGGTTTTTCGAAACACAGTAAAAACACTCCTTGAGACAACTGGCTATACTGTAACCCGGGGTTATTATGGGGAACGTGAAGTTGATATTGTTATTAGAGACGGTGAACATATTCTGTTGGAAATTACTTCTAGCATGAAAAAATCGGATGTTGCGAACTACAGCAGATCTGCCACAGACTATAAGGAGAAGACAGGAATACTACCTCGGATAATGGTTGCAGCGATTTACATATCCCCCTCTGTCATGAAAGAAATTATGGCTTCTCCAATACCTATGGAGATATTCTCAATAGAAGAAGTTACCGAACAACAAATGAATAATAATCAAAAAGATTAA
- a CDS encoding DUF202 domain-containing protein gives MSDGEILPKSRVKNRQAHLANERTFLSWVRTSISIMAFGFVIERFSLFLSQFTCLFLGKSEPILSSQQHSYISSILGIFLIGFGALMGILAFIRYKKVEKQIEEDSYHPSLILDLLLVLCIVTVGLFFVIYFVHSIEIPIVPR, from the coding sequence ATGAGCGATGGAGAAATTTTACCAAAATCGAGAGTAAAAAATAGACAAGCCCATCTTGCCAATGAACGCACTTTTCTTTCTTGGGTTCGAACAAGCATTTCTATAATGGCATTTGGTTTTGTTATAGAGCGATTTTCGTTGTTTCTTTCTCAATTTACTTGCCTTTTTTTGGGAAAAAGTGAACCAATCCTTTCTTCTCAGCAGCATTCGTATATATCTTCCATACTGGGTATATTTCTCATTGGTTTTGGTGCTCTCATGGGAATTCTTGCCTTTATCAGATATAAGAAGGTTGAAAAGCAAATAGAAGAAGACTCATATCATCCTTCTCTTATATTAGACCTTCTCCTTGTTCTCTGTATCGTTACAGTGGGACTTTTCTTTGTTATCTATTTTGTTCACTCGATTGAAATTCCTATCGTCCCACGATAG